In a single window of the Thermus amyloliquefaciens genome:
- a CDS encoding nitrilase-related carbon-nitrogen hydrolase yields MVRHAILQFRPEKARLRENLARLGERLKALRPYAPEVVVLPEAALTGYFLQGGVREQALTRYELLELLSGVHKEVGWEGLLDVVVGFYERDEGAYYNSAAYLELPHRVVHVHRKVFLPTYGVFDEERYLARGRRVEAFNTRFGRVAILICEDFWHSITAAIAALDGAEVLYVPAASPARGFGGERPENVERWRTLSRAVAAEHGVYVVLSSLVGFEGGKGMSGGSLAVGPEGRILAEAPLFEEAALLFGLDRGRIPPVRYDSPLLSDLQAALPLLLPDLERVLGKEAG; encoded by the coding sequence GTGGTCCGGCACGCCATCCTTCAGTTCCGTCCGGAGAAGGCCAGGCTGAGGGAAAACCTGGCCCGCCTGGGGGAGCGCTTAAAGGCCCTGCGCCCCTATGCCCCCGAGGTGGTGGTCCTTCCCGAGGCGGCCTTAACCGGGTACTTCCTGCAGGGGGGGGTGAGGGAGCAGGCCCTTACCCGGTATGAGCTTTTGGAGCTCCTTTCGGGGGTGCATAAGGAGGTGGGCTGGGAGGGGCTTTTGGACGTGGTGGTGGGCTTCTACGAGCGGGACGAGGGGGCCTACTACAACAGCGCCGCCTACCTGGAGCTCCCCCACCGCGTGGTCCACGTGCACCGCAAGGTCTTCCTGCCCACCTACGGGGTCTTTGACGAGGAGCGCTACCTGGCCCGGGGCCGGCGGGTGGAGGCCTTCAACACCCGCTTTGGCCGGGTGGCCATCCTCATCTGCGAGGACTTCTGGCACTCCATCACCGCGGCCATCGCCGCCTTGGACGGGGCGGAGGTCCTTTACGTGCCCGCGGCGAGCCCGGCCCGGGGCTTCGGGGGGGAACGCCCGGAGAACGTGGAGCGCTGGCGCACCCTGAGCCGGGCGGTGGCGGCGGAGCACGGGGTGTACGTGGTGCTCTCCAGCCTGGTGGGGTTTGAGGGGGGGAAGGGGATGAGCGGGGGGAGCCTGGCGGTGGGGCCCGAGGGGCGGATCCTGGCCGAGGCCCCCCTCTTTGAGGAGGCGGCCTTGCTCTTCGGGCTGGACCGGGGTCGGATACCCCCGGTGCGCTACGACAGCCCCCTGCTTTCCGACCTCCAGGCCGCCCTGCCCCTTCTCCTCCCAGATCTGGAAAGGGTTCTTGGAAAGGAGGCGGGATGA